TGGCGGAGGTCCGGAGGAAGCATAACACGACGCTGAAGCTGATGTGTCGGCTGGTGGCGGGATCGGTGCTGACCAGCCCTGGCGGCCTCCTGCCCCACCGGGACATCATCGGGCAGCTGCCCGGGCAGGTGCTGCGCACGTCGGCCGGGGCGCGGCTGCTGCTGAGGCGGCCCTCGCTGGAGGAGTATGTGCTGCTGATGCCGCGGGGGCCCACCATCGCCTACCCCAAGGTACCGACTGCTCACCGGGTGGGCCGGTGACTGGGAGGTCACTGGCAGAATCTCATCCTTAGTTTTTAAGAGTAGTAATGGGCTGTGTTTTTATCACTCGCAGGATATAAGTGCTATTTTAATGATGTTGGATGTCCACCCGGGAGACACTGTTTTGGAAACTGGCAGCGGGTCTGGTGCTATGAGCTTGTTTCTGTCAAGAGCAGGTGAGAACCTGGTTTTAGAAAACATAGAAGCAGCACAATTAATTCCCTTATCAcactttgcctttcttttgaCCAAATACTTATagttagtttttaaaaattttgctgCAGCTCACATGTTCATATATAGTTTATTGACTTAAAGGGAAATTAAATCTGTGCTCAAGCCAGTGCAGGGACTGCAAACTGTTTTGGCTGTATTTCAAGGGCCGTAGTACAAAGGGTTACTGAAGGCCCTGCAGAAAGATGAGTTTCAGCCGTTGTTATTGTTGGCTTTGGCTTAACTGTACTAGACTCTTTCTTCAATCTCTTGCCTTTCTtggtttccttttcttcatcttgACGGACCACGTGAATAATGAGATTGCTGGGTACCAGTGAAAACTGGTGAAAAATAGCacactgctatttttttcatgttatagTTCGCCTGGTTTGATCTAGGTCTCAGCGCTCTAAAGCATAGAGAGCCTTTGTGCTCAGCAATGAGAGTGAGGGTGAAACCTCACTCTTTGACTTCATCCCATATCCTGTTAGCAGATCACACTTCAGAGTAATTTCATTTATGGGGTCCTGGTAGAacagcttccttcaggaaagaaaataaaaaaccgaacccaaacaaaacccacacaatcGTTTGCTGTAACTGCTTTTGTGCACacctaaaaaataaagcacCATTTGAATTTGggtttcaaatttttatttttttaaatgtatttctgctACTGCAGAATACTGCTCTTCTCTGCAATGTCAAGGACTTTTGAGGGTAACTAGAGTGCTCAGATCCATCAGGAGCTTAAAATTGGTGAGGGCATGTaagcaacagcaaaaggaaTCTGGAGGATCCCCTCCGGAGATCCTTCTCCTTAGTCCTTTGTTTTAGCTGCAGTAATCTCCACCTGGCATACTAATTTAGTTGAATACGCTTATTTTAATGATCAGCCATTAAATGCTGTCCCAACGTCATGCAGGTGCTCTTGGTATACATTGGGCCCAGGTTTTGAGGTCAGCAGTTGCACCTCtgttccccctccctctttctGCCTCCTACTGCTATTCCTTGGTTCCCGCCGATCACCTTTCTGCACTAAACTAGGTTTCTTTGTTGTTCCATGATGGGATTTTGAAGATAGGATGGGATAGCGACCATTGCTGCCATGGGAGCTATAAGGttacaaaacagaagatgaaaagtcagtgcttctgtttccagagaTGCatttggagagaggaaaagtagCTTTCCCCGTCTTCCCCTATGTGCAGAGCCTAAATCCAAAGAAAGAGATTGAATACCTGATGTTGGCTAAGGCAAAAGTTAGCTTTTGTTAAAtacagcaaattattttctgccttgGGTATTCAGTCCACTGTGGCCATTTCAAACACACTGACCGATTATTGCTCTCCTTTTTCGGTCTTGTCCAATAGGTAACTTCTGATCACTTTAATCTAGCTGTAACTGTGTCAGGTCAGCAAAATCCTTGACATCACCAGACTATTAACCCTATCCATGGGAAGAAAGCAGTCCTTTTGTGCCACTTCAGCTCTGTCttgaggaaaggggaaaaaggtatgAGATTGCAttgctattttcaaatttattgaGCTTAAATCAGCAGCAAATACAGACAGTGTTAGTCACAGCTTAACACAATTTGGCGCTGACCCAGAAATAGAGTCAAGTTGCTCTTTCCTAATGGTGGCTAATTTTGCCACCATTTAATATAGTGATACCCAACAAGAAAAATAGCTGTTATGCAGGTAAATTGCTGTAATTTAAATCTAGTGGACACATTATCAAGGTCCATGGaagtttttaatttccaaaattcTCATTAATTTAACAGATTTCAttaatctcttctctttctcatttatgttttgttttctgttcctccttcagtctttcccaGACACTACTGACATGCAACAGGACAAAGTTAAGACCGTGGCATTTGCCATGACTTTAAGATCTTTGAGAACTGAAAAATACGAAGTATGCAAACTTGACATAATGCCGCTTCACaataatgaagagttttgcCTAGCTATTTTAACTAGTTGTCCTTATTTTTCCAGAAGTCAGTTTCAAATTGTAGGAAATTTTTTGAatgagcagaggaagaaagaagactGACCCCAATATGAACAATTTTATTCCTCCAATAGTTCCAAACTGATAATCTTGCGTAATAAGGAGTTGGTGCTGTGATTCTACAACAGTTTAAAGTGAGCAAAGGCAACAGTGCTGAAACCCTTCCTCCTTACGCGTTGGCTTTGGCCTCTGATCTGGGGTGAGCCAGATCAGGGAACAACTGCTGGGAAACCCATCCCCtcttttattcagttttctGAACAGGTTGACAGTGGGATAACATAGGTGAGGAAAGGAGCCTGGTGACTCCAACTTAAAATGGCTTAAAAGGTCACACAACCTCACCCGCTGAGTTGCTGAGTGCCGAAAGCTGTCTTTGCCCATTAAAAAGtagcaaggagaaagagaagctcATGGTGTGATAGGTTTGAGAAATTAGAGTAATACAAGGATAGAATAATAGAGCAATGCACACCCTACTGTCTGTGCCTGGATTTCCTCCTAACACTTCCTTTATGAAGAACATTGTGTACTGGACTCATATGGTAAATTTCAGGATAGTAAATTTATACTTAAAACaagtagtaaaataatttattacaggTAACAAACAATAACAGGAGAACACCACAAGCCAGTGTAAATCAAAGAGTACATTTGAAAACTTGTCTATGGGGCTGAGATCAGTGAGCAGATGTGGGGGTTTTCTTAGCAGTTCCCTAACCCTAAGAAGGGACAGGTGGAGAAAGAACTATGCATGGAAAAGAGCAAGCCTTTGTAAAAACGAggactgtgaaaaaaaatttaaacccaGCAGTTTTAAATCTTATTAAGAACAGAAGCAGTCACTGTCTGTCAGCTTTATAGCATGTGAGTAGTGACCTGTGTTGCAGCTTTCTCAGTTGGTACCTCTGGTAGCTGTACAGAAGAATTGTAGATTGATGGGGCCACAGATGCTCAAGTCGTCTTTTGTTGCAGGAGTTACTTTGGGAGGACATCTTAGGAACAGTTTGTACTACTGTAATTGTGCTTTATTTCATCTGTGGATTGATGGATTTCAGTCTGTGAAAGAACTAACCGAGCACTTTATCTGCatctatttgttttaaatgtaaagaaaaaataaattgtaattgATTTTCATATGCGATTATTTCCTAAAGTTGAGATTTAAGGGTGTACTTCTGTTATTTACtatgctacttttttttctgaattgtttttTACAGGGGGGAAAAGTAGTAAGTCTtatgtcttttgtttgttttcagttgggCCCAAAGGACACGTTATAAGTTATGAAATCAGAGATGATCATCATAATTTAGCCAAGAAGAATTACAGGCACTGGCGTACTGCATGGGAAATAGGACATATGGAAGAGTGGCCAGATAACGTGGATTTCATTCTTAAAGACATTTCAACAGCTGCTGCGGATATGAAATCTGTAACATTTGACGCAGTAAGTCCAAAAAATTGCCCCATGTGACATTtatcttttctgcataaattaAAACTTCTAGTGCTCGTGCTCACAATGGGATTCCCGTATCTAGtttaacatgagaaaaaacaatcAGATCCTCATCAATGAaagactgtgatttttttttttttttggtccgATTACAAGTATTTTCAAGGTTTCAGTTATGGTTTCCCAAATGAAAGAGCGATATGGCTGTAGTACAGAAATACTACAGTGAATCACTGCTGTCTTGTAAGCAAAGACAAACTTACTTTCTTGTATTTTGGAGAAATGGATATTTGTGTATCTAAGGCTTATATTTCAAACattacatttaagaaaaatacataagcttattgaaaatataaatatgtaaacaCTTTTGTCATCAGCTACATAGAATGCACAATGTAACTAAGGCCTAAGTTAGAGTAAGGAATGCTCTTGCTTGCTCTCCTGTCCTGTTTTTTATATCCAGATTTTTAAAGGGAGGCGTGCTGGAGAAAACAGCAAGATGTTAGCCACTCCTCCATGTAAAGCAGGCAAACTACTTACGTTAACGCTTTAAACAAACCACAATTGTGTTAAACAGTTtgagcaaagaaataaaatatatagcataaaaataccattttttaaaactttaaaagtaACACTCTACAGGAAGGATCGGGTATTGCATATCCCGCTGGTTTACAGTTTGAATAGTTTTCTAGCAGAAGATTGCCAAAGGCAGAAGTTTCCTAAATCCTgaagcaaacagcaaattagACATTGAGACTGTAGTGTGATCTTTTCATGATAAAGATGCacttggaacttttttttttacatttgaaaactaGATATCCAAAGGTGCTAGTAAATGTAGTCTGCCAAAAGTTTTTATTAATGTCAGCATTATGGAATTTCATTAGCAGGACATTTAACGTTAACACAGGACTAACTGTGTTCATGAAACACTACTTGCTGTTTTAATAGAAATTCATTTGGAAGTAgcaaggattttgttttgtaaatgtaTGCACCTCAGGTTTCTCTAAGGTTTTGAGTAATTAAACTGGTTTGTGATTACATGTTGCTGTTGTATGCATTCCTTTTCAAcagataaactttttttttttcaagcagcattgttatggaaaaaaaaatgttttcccagtAAATATTAACATATCTGCATGTTTCCCTTGCAGGTAGTTCTGGACATGCTTAACCCTCAGTCTGCTCTGCCTGTTGTACACCCAAGTCTGAAACAGGGTGGTGTGTGCGCTGTGTATTTAGCAAAGTAAGTACTTCTGGCAGTTACACATTTATTCAGGCAACAcctgaaaaaaccaaacatcttttaaaatatacatccagcattaatgaaatgtttaataacaaattatttttttccccatgtaatttttttcaaggagTTGCACTCAGTGTAAATTACACTTGGCCAAATCCCTTGGCCTTTACTTTGGGAACAGTCTCTTTATGGTCAGTGAAGTTTTCACTTAATGACATCCTCAAAATAACTGTACTGTTTTCCCACTCAGTAGTCAGGTTGCTAGCTCCTTCACCCTCCAGTTGAAGGACTCGTGTAACCTCATGTAACAAAGGCAGGAGAACTGAGACTAACAGTGTGTGATTTGAGTTTTCAAAATACTACTTTatcctttgcatttcttcacAAGCATCACACAGGTTATTGACCTTTTAGACAGAATACGGACCTGCAAGCTCCCTCTTTTGTGTGAAAGGATCACTGAGGTGACTCATAGAAATTGGTTGGTACTCCCTGCTAAAATCAAGAATTGCAAATCAAGCAAAATGGTGGAAACTCAAGAAAATATTGAAGAACCACCTCAAAAGGAATATGGAGAAATCCACTTTCAGGATCAACTAGTTCTTAAAGAAAGTGAATACAATGGTAAGAACATTATTGCTGATGAAATACCCTGTTACTGCAGTTTGATAATCCAAGGATATAATGAAGGCAAAGTTTGTAGGAAGAGGCAGTATGTAGGAAgaggcagtatttttttcttaggtcAGCTGAGATTGTTGTGAAGAATAGACAAGCTTCTGGACAGCCTAGACCTTGTCAGgtttgaaaaaaagatattaattgttatttaaatatcttattgcaatttattttctttttagtctaggtttttaatctgcaaataaaaaatgactGCCCTTCTACtgttttcaaacttttatttttaataaaattcagtCCTCTATACTTGGTCCTCTAAAGCAGCAACAGGACCTGATGGGCTTAAGAATTCCACAGAAGAAACATTACCAGTGTGCTCTGTTTCATAATCCCGCTGTTTTGGCTAATCCAAAAAAGATGCCTCATGTTAGTAGAGATTTGCAAAATCCATAGTAAAGCAAAGAGCTCTGAAGGTACTGATAGGTGACAACAGAGCACTttaacagaagcaaaaagaaaattaaaatacgtcaaggaaaaataatccaTGCGCGTTGGCAACTCTAGTCTGCATGTGTCTGTTAAACTTtttggaaagaattaaaaaaaatttacttctcACAGAATTGCTTTCTGATGACACTGAAACATACTACTCGGTGCCTTACGTTGCTAGACCATCTTACTGGCAGGATGCTCATTCAGGTGAGACACTTGGAAAGTGTTTTTTATCTTAAATGTTTAggggtattttatttttgaaaatagtatttttttgtaCTAGCATTTGACATGTTGCTATATCATGAAATCATAAAACTTTTAATAATAAACTAATCATTGTATATTGAAATACTGAAGTAGTaacttgttctgttttttaattagcattCCTTACCAAGCTGAGAAAGTTTCAACCACTGCTTTCTTGATGCTGCTGAGATGTTAGCTGCTAATTTGAGTATTgtatcagaagaaaataaaacgtTACACAGTAACTGCTACATTTTGCAAGTTGTGTGACTTTTCAGTAATGACTGCTTTGATTGCTACTGCATATAAAGTTTGAAATCCCACTTACtatttaaagggaaaagtttTAACAATCCTCAGGGGTGGTGGTATGATGCAACACAGATTCTTCCGCAGAGCACAGTATCTGTTTCGGTCTCATTGGGTGCATTTCATTCTTCATTGCTTGTAAACCAATCCATGGATTTGTCTTGGTTCAAGGTGCTACCTTGTCTCCTTTTGCAGGATAGGCTCTGACAGTCTACcagaaataaggagaaaaaaaaaatttagtagGAAAATAATGGCTCAAAGTCTGCCCTTTGAAATGCAAGTGAAGCAGCTTCTGAGTTCACTGCTACCAACTGGTGGCTATCAGTTTTGTTAAGAACAATGTTCTGAAAGCACAACGGtaagagaaactgaaattcatTGAATTTGTTCTCTTGATAAAGCTGTGCTTCTATGTTGTAGCCACCTGACTTCTGTATCTCAAGGAACATTCAAATGCCAAATTTTTCAAAGTTGAGGGATCCCTTGGGAATCACAGTTGTACTGAAGCTGTCAAAAGCACAATCCTTCTATACTAGTGAAAAATGCAGATATGGGTGAGAACATATGCAAATTTAATACAGGGTTAAAGTTCTTTATAGCTCTATTAAAGAGTATAATAAGAACTCTGCAGTGGCTAAGTACATGAAAGTATCTTTGCAGAACTGAGGCCTTGTACAACTCTCCCAGGAAGTTTACGTCTCAGGTGTGTTCCACTCGAATTAAACAATGACTGTTTGCCCCATAACTGCTGTATGTTACAGAGGCTTCTCATACAAAGGCTCAGGATGCTACTTTGAGTAGATTAACATGCAATTACATAAAACAATTTTCACAGTAAACTCTTGTATTGTTTTCAACTTACATGCCAATCTTAAAAGTAAATCTTGTATAAACTCTGTCAGTGACTGAGATGCActtaaaggaaaatgtgaattgTGATTTAATGTATGTCCAAACTGATGACAGCAACTGAGCAGCCTGCCCTCTAAAAACAGTGCTCTCAGCAAAAGCACTTTAACTCACATGACACACACTggtatttttactgtttcttctaGCCAATcagaagtgtttaaaataaGATTCTCAATGTAATTTATAATGCAAGAATAGTAATAAATTCCTAAATAGACTGGAACACAACCCAAAATGTACTGTAGTAGGTGAAGGTAACTTGAAGATAGAATATAAAGCAATTGGTGCTTCCAGGAAGTCAAGAGA
The DNA window shown above is from Grus americana isolate bGruAme1 chromosome 3, bGruAme1.mat, whole genome shotgun sequence and carries:
- the TRMT61B gene encoding tRNA (adenine(58)-N(1))-methyltransferase, mitochondrial; amino-acid sequence: MRAWRELRRAVSSALSSGDGAAPGGRPRRRAWETSLSPLERVRRLLPPEEAAAVGRCAAAPHVPPEEKKEEEEAAAVAAAAAPLQAPVEAAGARPAPFRAGELALAEVRRKHNTTLKLMCRLVAGSVLTSPGGLLPHRDIIGQLPGQVLRTSAGARLLLRRPSLEEYVLLMPRGPTIAYPKDISAILMMLDVHPGDTVLETGSGSGAMSLFLSRAVGPKGHVISYEIRDDHHNLAKKNYRHWRTAWEIGHMEEWPDNVDFILKDISTAAADMKSVTFDAVVLDMLNPQSALPVVHPSLKQGGVCAVYLANITQVIDLLDRIRTCKLPLLCERITEVTHRNWLVLPAKIKNCKSSKMVETQENIEEPPQKEYGEIHFQDQLVLKESEYNELLSDDTETYYSVPYVARPSYWQDAHSAFLTKLRKFQPLLS